Proteins from a single region of Zonotrichia leucophrys gambelii isolate GWCS_2022_RI chromosome 17, RI_Zleu_2.0, whole genome shotgun sequence:
- the RGS3 gene encoding regulator of G-protein signaling 3 isoform X3: MLGGCSGERWQRHWLRRPSPPAPGLFMGRGPRSALLLSRHSLPASMCHAMVDFSEKYLERAKDMKNRLGIFRRRNESPGANPSGKLDKVLKSLKPTPEEALKWGDSLEKLLLHKYGLAAFRAFLRTEFSEENLEFWLACEEFKKIKSQSKMVSKAKKIFAEYIAIQSCKEVNLDSYTREHTKENLQNITRSCFDLAQKRIYGLMEKDSYPRFLRSDLYLDIINQKKGSSPL, encoded by the exons atgctcgggggaTGCTCCGGGGAGCGCTGGCAGCGCCATTGGCTGCGCCGCCCGTCCCCGCCGGCCCCGGGACTATTTATGGGGCGGGGGCCGCGGTCCGCACTGCTCCTCTCCCGGCACTCGCTGCCGGCCTCCATGTGCCACGCCATGGTGGACTTCTCGGAAAAATACCTGGAAAG AGCCAAGGACATGAAGAACCGCCTGGGGATTTTTCGGCGGCGGAACGAGTCCCCCGGAGCCAACCCCTCCGGCAAGCTGGACAAAGTGCTCAAATCGCTCAA GCCCACTCCCGAGGAAGCCCTCAAATGGGGGGATtccctggagaagctgctgctgcacaaat ACGGGCTCGCTGCCTTCAGGGCCTTCCTGCGCACCGAGTTCAGCGAGGAGAACCTGGAGTTCTGGCTGGCCTGTGAGGAGTTCAAGAAGATCAAATCCCAGTCCAAGATGGTGTCCAAGGCCAAGAAGATCTTTGCTGAGTACATTGCCATCCAGTCCTGCAAGGAG GTCAACCTGGACTCCTACACACGGGAGCACACCAAGGAGAACCTGCAGAACATCACCCGCAGCTGCTTCGACCTGGCACAGAAGAGGATTTACGGGCTCATGGAGAAGGACTCGTACCCCCGCTTCCTCCGCTCTGACCTCTACTTGGACATAATCAACCAGAAGAAGGGCAGCTCCCCGCTGTAG
- the RGS3 gene encoding regulator of G-protein signaling 3 isoform X4 translates to MPFFRDLSKPQPLEFHAEMLLAVQRPHTGSLQRRHTMKEAKDMKNRLGIFRRRNESPGANPSGKLDKVLKSLKPTPEEALKWGDSLEKLLLHKYGLAAFRAFLRTEFSEENLEFWLACEEFKKIKSQSKMVSKAKKIFAEYIAIQSCKEVNLDSYTREHTKENLQNITRSCFDLAQKRIYGLMEKDSYPRFLRSDLYLDIINQKKGSSPL, encoded by the exons ATGCCCTTCTTTCGCGACCTGTCCAAGCCGCAGCCGCTGGAGTTCCACGCCGAGATGCTGCTGGCGGTGCAGCGGCCGCACACGGGCAGCCTGCAGCGCCGGCACACCATGAAGGA AGCCAAGGACATGAAGAACCGCCTGGGGATTTTTCGGCGGCGGAACGAGTCCCCCGGAGCCAACCCCTCCGGCAAGCTGGACAAAGTGCTCAAATCGCTCAA GCCCACTCCCGAGGAAGCCCTCAAATGGGGGGATtccctggagaagctgctgctgcacaaat ACGGGCTCGCTGCCTTCAGGGCCTTCCTGCGCACCGAGTTCAGCGAGGAGAACCTGGAGTTCTGGCTGGCCTGTGAGGAGTTCAAGAAGATCAAATCCCAGTCCAAGATGGTGTCCAAGGCCAAGAAGATCTTTGCTGAGTACATTGCCATCCAGTCCTGCAAGGAG GTCAACCTGGACTCCTACACACGGGAGCACACCAAGGAGAACCTGCAGAACATCACCCGCAGCTGCTTCGACCTGGCACAGAAGAGGATTTACGGGCTCATGGAGAAGGACTCGTACCCCCGCTTCCTCCGCTCTGACCTCTACTTGGACATAATCAACCAGAAGAAGGGCAGCTCCCCGCTGTAG